The following coding sequences lie in one Miscanthus floridulus cultivar M001 chromosome 9, ASM1932011v1, whole genome shotgun sequence genomic window:
- the LOC136483050 gene encoding dirigent protein 1-like, translating to MAASTIPTVLLASAILVAAATYFRHDTRSSSGLTAGTHLHFYMHDQYTGENPTAALIVPGRPPLSNSSSTTTGSSDADPAPRRFGDVAVMNNALTEGPERGSPRVGTAQGFTVRVADRGSVNALSMHLVMEAGEHAGSSLVVSGRVDTDLAVRESVIVGGTGRFRGARGYALSRSFDYDLAKGGVVEIDVYLY from the coding sequence ATGGCGGCTAGCACGATCCCTACAGTCCTCCTCGCCTCCGCCATCCTCGTCGCTGCAGCGACCTACTTCCGCCATGACACACGCAGCAGCAGCGGCCTCACCGCCGGAACACACCTCCACTTCTACATGCACGACCAGTACACCGGTGAGAACCCGACGGCCGCGCTCATCGTGCCTGGAAGGCCGCCGCTCTCCAACTCCAGCTCCACCACCACCGGCAGCAGCGACGCGGACCCGGCCCCGCGCCGGTTTGGCGACGTCGCCGTGATGAACAACGCGCTCACGGAGGGGCCCGAGCGCGGCAGCCCGCGCGTGGgcacggcgcaggggttcacggtGCGCGTAGCGGACCGCGGCTCCGTGAACGCCCTGAGCATGCACCTGGTGATGGAGGCCGGCGAGCACGCCGGCAGCTCGCTGGTGGTCAGCGGCAGGGTCGACACCGACCTGGCCGTGCGCGAGTCCGTGATCGTCGGCGGCACCGGCCGGTTCCGTGGCGCGCGGGGGTACGCGCTCAGCAGGAGCTTCGACTACGACTTGGCCAAGGGAGGCGTCGTGGAGATCGATGTGTATCTGTACTAG